The nucleotide sequence CCTACCATGTCAACAGTGGTGTTAATGTTGGAAAGTGAAACTGCAACTCTTCCAATGCCCAGACAGCCAACTTTTACTTCAACGAGGAGCTCTATagatttggatttattttcagAAGGTCTTGAAATTGTATCCTCAAACAATATTACATTAAGTGCCGTGGTTGGAAGAtagctttttggtttttcttgagATTCTttggattggattggattggaGGCTTTTTCAGTTTTGTTTTCTGATCTAAGTATGTACATTAGCCAATACTATTTACTTTACACCATGTGTTGTAACTATTGTAGGAAAAGAGAAAGTTATATCCCTAAACGATGCTCTAGTAGTGTTTGTCGGTGGAACTTGTtgagcttttttattttttgttgatctTCTTTTTCATATAAAGGATGATTATTTGTATTTAAGACTTGTAGTCAGGTTGCAAGAATATGCCCTTTTGTGCTgctctttattcatttatttttgacATAGGGCAAAACGTTGAGGTTTCTGAAACATTTTGTTTGTGAGGTATTTACAATCTAGACGAGGAGGCGCTcacaataatgaaaaatattaataccAACAGTAATTAATGACTTGATATTCAATTAGATAGAAAATAATTAGTACCACATTCAGGATGATTATGATCTTCCAAGCATATTATTCATCTTTTGTGGATGGTAAAGGTTTTGGTGAAGGAATGTTCAAATATGAATTTACATATTTCCAGTGCTTTTGTTTCATCCTTCTTCCTCTTGTACAACTTGATGCCATCACAATATTGTTCTGCCATTGATGCCATTACTCCAACTCAAGTACTCACACAAGAACAGACTCTTACCTCTGGCCAAATCTTTGAGTTAGGCTTCTTCAATCCTGGTAATTATGGTAAAAACTATGCTGGGGTATGGTATAAGAATATTTCTGTGCCCACGATTGTGTGGGTGGCAAACAGGGAGAGGCCACTTTCAGCTTTGGACTCCTCTGCAGTGCTAACAATTGGCAGTGATGGAAATCTGATGCTTGTGGATAGCATGCAAAACACTGTCTGGTCTACCAATGTCTCTGCACTGTCAAATAATTCCACAGCGGTGCTTTTAGATGATGGGGACTTTGTTCTTAAACACAGTATCTCAGGAGAGTTCCTATGGGAGAGTTTTAATCATCCTTGCGATACCCTTCCTACCCAACATGAAGATAGGTATGAACATCAAAACTGGAGAGAGGCGTTCCTTGGCTTCCTGGCAAACAGAAGATGATCCATCGCCCAGAAACTTTTCTTTGGGAATTGCAGCGCAGATGCCACTacaatcttttatttggaaTGGAACAATTCCATACTGGAGAAGTGGGCAATGGAATGGATTAAAGTTCACGGGGGTACCAGAGATGGATGATGTgtatttaaatgtatttaacctCTTTCAGGATACTCAGCAGGGGACAGCGTATTTCACTTTCAATATATTCAACGATTCTTATGTTACGAATACGGTCATTTCAACAGTTGGATCTCTCAAGATTAGGGATTGGGATGAAGACAAGAAGAAAAGGAGTACTCGTTGGGAGGAACCAAGGAGTCTCTGCGATCTGCATGGAGCTTGTGGACCTTATGGGGTTTGTAACACATATAAGTCACCAATTTGTAGATGTCTGAAAGGGTTTGTTCCAAAGTCAAGTGATGAATGGAGCAAAGGAAACTGGACAGGTGGGTGTATCAGGAGCACTGAATTACTTTGTGATAAGAACACAAGTGATAGAAGGAAAAATGATGGATTTTGGAAGCTGGGTGGGACGAAACTGCCAGACCTTAATGAATACCTGCGCCATCAGCATGCTAAGGAGTGTGAAATTTGATGCTTGAATACTGTTCTTGCATGGCATGTGCATATGTGATTGGAATTGGGTGTATGGTTTGGTCTGATTCTCTCATGGATATCCAGAAGTTTTCCTCTGCTGGGAAGGACCTTTACCTCCTTGCATGTTCAGAGCTAGGTCACAATAATTCAGTGTTGATACTTTCAT is from Vitis riparia cultivar Riparia Gloire de Montpellier isolate 1030 chromosome 10, EGFV_Vit.rip_1.0, whole genome shotgun sequence and encodes:
- the LOC117923177 gene encoding putative G-type lectin S-receptor-like serine/threonine-protein kinase At1g61610; this translates as MNLHISSAFVSSFFLLYNLMPSQYCSAIDAITPTQVLTQEQTLTSGQIFELGFFNPGNYGKNYAGVWYKNISVPTIVWVANRERPLSALDSSAVLTIGSDGNLMLVDSMQNTVWSTNVSALSNNSTAVLLDDGDFVLKHSISGEFLWESFNHPCDTLPTQHEDRYEHQNWREAFLGFLANRR